The Pieris rapae chromosome 19, ilPieRapa1.1, whole genome shotgun sequence DNA segment TGTCAGTCTCGCCTGAGGCGCACAGGCCcgtaataacaattagttgtgtaaaatattaaattaatgtaatttttttctaaaatcaaaatcatgttCTATATACATTgccattataaaataaattcaaagggTCAAAAATTGGCTTGGCGGATTTTTTCTATCGagcgaagttatttaaatcgtgtatcgatctttcaaaatatatacataaactacTCAACTCCACCATATATTGTTTCTATTCGCCCTTCTTCAAGAAACGATAACGaaaaatggaaagaaacaatgttgtttttttttggagtttacCGACCAGATGGGTCCTTAAGTATGAAATGCGTGTGTGTTACCCGCAACACTAATTCAACTGTTGTCCTATACGATGTCGTTTTAAACGGTCAAAATTGTGTCTCATTTCTGAAGTTCATCGttacgtaattaaatttatattgctaCTAGATGCCTCCGTCAatttcgtttctccttaatgcctagcctaccttttttaatacataccaacatggaacattttactATGCTACCCTTATGCTATGTACCCCATcgaaagctttttaaattgttttgtgaGATTTTCCCTACATAAATCTTAGAGTTCAAgtcataacaaataaaaatagggcttgatcgtagaggggtgaaaattatacaatacatatgtatttttgttcataaaataacaaaaacaaaaaattttgtctaataaataaaatgtttggtaGACCCCTTATTCGGTCGTTCGGAGGTTCGAAACatgcataaaaaatttcattagaatcggtcgagccgtttcagAGGAGTATGGGATatacattgtgacacgagaattttatacagagattaaaatattctgcggtaaatatatttcttataacgCACAAGGTTTCATAAAACGATCGATCGCCCTTACCTTTCCCGTATTCCAGTCATTCAAAAGTATCCTCGCTGCTGCTTCCTGGTCTGGTACACCGCCTTTCTTATACCGACCCATCCGGGAGGCGACGCTAGCGTAGAATTCCTGAAAAGGCAGTctgtattatgtaaatatgtacatttaattCTCCATTTACGCTTGGCGAACGTAAAAATCTTTATGTGCACTGTGAAGTATggtgataaaaattatgttatgtttgttCCGGTACACGTTACATATAGTTTCCTCTGCGAAAATTATAGATTGAATTcctgaataattaatttttaaattatgtaatataatgtattttgtatacagTCGAcaattaatagaattattcaATCTTTGACTGAAAATTCCGTGcaaccatttttaattctttaaattattatatataaggagCGTCATTAATTCAATCCCCTCCTCGCATCCTAATATTTTAATCCAAATCCCCCCTCCCCAAttcgttacgtaatacttgaacgctcccacGCATACATCAGTGTCGTTACAACcatttaggtctgggcctcaaatttttgaatctgtttcattatcataaGTCAATcttatagacaagtaggtcAGCCTCCTGACACGCCTTTTCGGGTCTAACACAAATCAATTTCCTCAATGTTTTCACACGAAATGaaagtgcacagccgggtatcaaacctacgacttcagggatgAGACTCGCACAGTGAGCTAGGCCAACAGTactctaatatttttacacataaCTGTATTCTTTAATCTCTTTGAAGAaccatacatataaaattcaatacacTTTGAGACCTAAATGTATACCGACCTGTGGCGTATTAAATTCCGGTATACAATACAATGCGACTAGAGTATGTTTATTTGCTCGTTGAAGAATAGCATTTGCAGGTGTTGTTGGGTCCTTCAAAGCTCCTACTTTGATCGCATTCTTCAGAGCTACAGTGGCATCAGTCTCAGAACCACTGTGGAACACTATTCCGGGACTATCGAGTATTTTAATCTTTGAATCCAGTTGTACCATTTGCATTTGTCTGAAATTACCAGATTGTTTTATGTAAGcacctacataatatatatttgattattcataaattaaatccttttataaaattcagtaCTGCTTTAAGTATCTTGTCCTCgtctctttaattttattagtaagtaCTGTTGTTTGCCTCCTCAGTCAATGAAggcaaataaatcatttttgtaaatattttttttaccatatGAGCAATTTGTATGACagaatgtatattgtatataggtAGCAGCCAActggcttaattagccgtttaattaacagtctagcattttaactaaacagcgcTGTTTAACTGGTGGCCTGAAAGATGTTtagccagttgatcaaacagctaggcaaatgacttggatcTATGAtgtttcattacttgcctagcttgttgactgttaatttaaatttcatttcatttcctATCACTCTCAAGCGCGAAGCAAAACTTTGCAAAATGTGAATATGGTGGTGGcaaaccacaactttgatggtgttttccaaagtttcatgaaaaacaacaagtacAATGGAAGAGTATAGtgagaataataatttgagtATGAgtcaagcaatttaattttaaatatgtattatgtttcatcttttttatttctgccaaataATGACTCTATTGCAGGAATGGCCAAAGCATTACCCAgccagttttttaaatgttgtaataaaCGCTACAGTTGAATATCTTTAAGGCCGATAGTTAAACAGAGCCGCTTAGTTAAAAGGCCAGGCTGTTAAtagaacggctaattaagctataCAATGTGACTGAAAATTGACTAATCATAGAAACTAAAAAGGAAATAGTTaagtatttatctattttctcAAATGCATAttctacataatatgtattaactcGTGCCGTACACCGATTAATACATTGCACAAATAGAATTACCAACTCACTTCGTAATACCAGGTGTACTCCCAACATTACAAGCCCGAGACCGGTTTAAACTGTTGATAATAGAACTCTTGCCAACATTGGGAAGACCAACAACACCAACTGTTATTGAAGTCTTTATACCCTTATTACGACAATAGTTACCAAGGAGACCCATCAGCAATTCTGCACCTACACATGCTGAACCTGGAAAAAAATCGAACTTAAATGATAGGCAATTTCGTTAAAGTTTGTGTTAGACAAGAAAATTTTTTAtggaaaagtttttattggcTGTAGACGGAAATCTTGAAATTATAggccaaaaaaatattactggtTTTGATACGATGGGCGTGGCACGATGTTATTGTGTTTGTATTCGCATTTCGTATAAGCTCATCTTCATAGAAGTAGACGGTATGAAATAATCAACCTGTACGATCGGTACaaactgtaaaatattttcaactaCGCGATCGAAATCCTATagcatataataaaagtagttatttttatatatgttatacaaCTATAGTTTCCCTGTTCCAATTTGAACCTTATTCGTGATAATTAAAAGGATAAAACCttagtatatatacatagttttatttagtaaaattgcGAAAGACAACTGACCAAATGGTAAGTACAAAAACCAAGTCCACACTGGTGAACTTTTAAGTGCgacactttatttattaaaaattcaccAGCTTTAAAGAATTCTTTCACTAGATTAGTAACAGTTCTAATTTTACCTTTCATTTCTTTCTCCTTAACAATGTGCTTCATTTTCTTCCGCCCCAAATTGTGCTGTTGATCCTGTGTTGATGCCTTGAATGGGACCGCTGGGGCTGATCTTCTAAGATACTTGAGCCAGGCAGTAAGATTATCACGGGGTACTAAGTCGGCCTTGTTCAAAACTATGACTAGACGTTTGCCCGAATCCCTAACTGCCTCTTCTACTTGGACACATCTGGTGCCTAAAATCGATATAATCAAGCAAATGAAGTTAATTACTcctataaatttttgaatcaGGACTGAGTattctatataatacaaataaaatataagaaaacttgtttcttaatttaaaataataaaataagttattaaaaatttctaaCATCAGGATTaattgttgaaaatttagtttaaatatgattAGTTTAAAGATGATGATTCCATACTAAATAACGACATTAAATTCATATCTCATATCCAAGTTTCTCATCCACAAGACTTAAAAATCTTTGTCGAAGTTCACACTTACTTCAGTCTAAATGCAACAACTAAAATTTTCTTCTACCTTCATTTAgttcaataaacaataaaaatcaataaacatCTAATggcaaaattacaattaactgAAGAAACTAACATTTCAGATACAGGCTAGGCCTAGTTTAAACGCTAGTGCTCatagaagtatattatgtataaggttAACCACAGTGAATATTGTATAGAATgttatgtttgttttgagtcaaagtaaatttttatttttataatacttttcacATAATTaagacatatttataatataaattacttgagTAGACATTTTCTCCAACAGCAGTCATTGTAACATTTTAGTGTTTTAAACCTTTGACagagtattatttaattattaagtaatactttgttttacttattacaaaatattttgttctatatactatatttataagtatatagaatctgtatatataaaattaatactttgtaGGTACTCCATGGAGACTACACATAGTCTGTTCCTCCcagatattattacataaataacctAGGCCAGGCTAGGTATCTTGTTATTCAATAGAGCTAAATATACTAGAACATACAAAGCTCTTGGGGAGGCAGCTCAAGCATTTGGCTTATGGGAGGCTAATTGGAATGGATTATTAAAGTATGCCTTACCCAACGGATCTCGAGCGTCAACAACTTCCAATATAACTTCTGCTTCTGTTATTACTTTCTTAAATTCCCTGTAGTATGTCTTTAATGAATTTTCCTGCTGCCTGTCTTTGCCTATATCATCATCAACATCTTCACTGGATTTGAATGCATCATGAACTTTACCTCTGGCTTCAGCATTGGCTACctgttaaagatttttaatacctaattatgaaattattgtgaatttttatgtattaatgaaGTTTTATGTCATTGAAAGCTTCAACTTACAAGTGTACCCATGTTACTAGAGACATTTTTCTTCTCCTCCAGGTTCTTCTGCTTTTCAAGTTTAGCAAGTTCTCTCCTCTTCTGTCGTTCTTCTTCTTTATGCTTTTTAACTGCTGCCACTTCTTTCAAAATATCTTCTTTAAATGGGCACTCATTTGGAATCTGAATAGGCTTTGCTTTTTTTGACTTCGGTTGCttttttgtttgctttttTACTTTCCTATTATGctctttaacttttttctcAATTTTATAACGTAGACGTGCTGGTTGACGCTTCGAAGGTTtctctgtaaataaaaattatatatattaactgttATATACAAAGCATgctattaaaatcaaaacataacCTATGATTTTCAAAAgaggttttaaatattaggtatAGAAATATGTAGGCCACCACGATTGTGAGAAATATAATAGATTATCTAATTACATCTTTATGTTGTTTAACTTACAATAAAGGAAATGTAACGGTATAGGATATGGATACAGAAGGTACTTACTCAACTTAAATTTTGccataatatgattttaaataattatttgacaaaaataGTCTATAATGCAAATGCTTAGTAACTActatattgaatttttgtaataatatttaaaatgtaatgcaCATTATTTGACTTATTTTGTAGCGCAcacgtttttaataattcttcgTATGTTTTGACtgttcaagtttttttttttttttttagccGGATACAAAGTCTATTGGCATTGTTTTCACTTGCACTTTTGGTTCGATGTCACGATGATGAtgacattaattaattgatgatGATACCAATTATATTGATGATGATATTTATGTGAAAGGCAACATTCCGACTCCAGTTAGTCTGGAGTCTGGACAATTGACACAGTTATGACCATTTGAAACTGTCTTTGGCATGCCAGCTAGCAGACCGAAGACGACTGTCGCTTTAGAGACGTTGTCGCGTTATAGGGAGACATGTTTTTGTTTGCCAACTTTTTATTAGATGccatattttaatctaaattctaaaaatattggtTAACTGTTGCTGGTAttacttacaaatatta contains these protein-coding regions:
- the LOC110993508 gene encoding guanine nucleotide-binding protein-like 3 homolog, which gives rise to MAKFKLKKPSKRQPARLRYKIEKKVKEHNRKVKKQTKKQPKSKKAKPIQIPNECPFKEDILKEVAAVKKHKEEERQKRRELAKLEKQKNLEEKKNVSSNMGTLVANAEARGKVHDAFKSSEDVDDDIGKDRQQENSLKTYYREFKKVITEAEVILEVVDARDPLGTRCVQVEEAVRDSGKRLVIVLNKADLVPRDNLTAWLKYLRRSAPAVPFKASTQDQQHNLGRKKMKHIVKEKEMKGSACVGAELLMGLLGNYCRNKGIKTSITVGVVGLPNVGKSSIINSLNRSRACNVGSTPGITKQMQMVQLDSKIKILDSPGIVFHSGSETDATVALKNAIKVGALKDPTTPANAILQRANKHTLVALYCIPEFNTPQEFYASVASRMGRYKKGGVPDQEAAARILLNDWNTGKVRYFTEPPEILDSEVHVDAKIVSTLAQEFDINSFEAMETEAINSLNVPVADGAIKITSTGPVKAVDEMQVDEDTTLLPRSVNIRPKLDKTNKSERTKKDPEMQIEGNTKLNQIRKMQFKKDKKKRAKNEKKAVELADVLENVTLTSINKDDYSFKEDFSL